Proteins encoded together in one Marinobacter sp. Arc7-DN-1 window:
- a CDS encoding plasmid pRiA4b ORF-3 family protein, which translates to MPQPANKAYQLKVSLLGAQPPIWRRLLIAPDTTFQDLHRIIQLAMGWQACHLHMFQAGDDRLIGDPAEDFDGMLNFQDETMVAVSAVLNKEGQALTYDYDFGDSWEHEVRLEKVLPGDQGEPLPRCIKAVRQCPPEDVGGLPGFYDFLEAMEDAAHPEHVAVREWMGGEWFEPEFVDLDDINQALAKRDALFSETESEPDIPPARDFFGLSPSQVYELLQNPLNCPSVFKPLINAEAVNRELDTAPVIRMAKVLVEAMKGKGIRLTGKGNLPLKQVKAMIEAGGEEIVAPMARYSPIRSEEHILAVILTRVLLEIAGYTKKQKGVLSLKKTAEARLEKKGWLTVYQDLLTTALTRLNWASMDHYEGMEDIQYIGPFCFWLLSQKGDQWRPVQEYLDDILKAFPRLPIAAYPVSYMSEEDQAKSALRSRMITLCQMLGLIELSPEFARLRDESEQVMRRTALFEGMFVRG; encoded by the coding sequence ATGCCCCAGCCAGCCAACAAAGCCTACCAACTCAAAGTATCACTTCTTGGCGCCCAGCCGCCGATCTGGCGCCGGTTGCTGATTGCGCCGGACACCACGTTTCAGGATCTTCACCGGATTATCCAGTTGGCGATGGGCTGGCAGGCCTGTCATCTGCATATGTTTCAGGCGGGTGATGACCGGTTGATTGGTGATCCGGCGGAGGATTTCGATGGCATGCTGAATTTTCAGGATGAAACCATGGTGGCAGTGTCTGCTGTGCTCAACAAGGAGGGGCAGGCTCTGACGTATGACTATGATTTCGGCGACAGCTGGGAGCATGAGGTACGGCTTGAAAAGGTCCTGCCGGGCGATCAGGGCGAGCCGTTGCCCCGCTGCATAAAAGCCGTGCGCCAGTGCCCGCCAGAGGATGTCGGTGGCTTGCCCGGATTCTACGATTTTCTGGAAGCCATGGAAGATGCCGCTCATCCGGAGCATGTGGCAGTGCGCGAGTGGATGGGTGGCGAATGGTTCGAGCCGGAGTTTGTGGATCTTGATGACATCAACCAGGCGCTCGCCAAGCGGGATGCCCTGTTTTCCGAAACCGAATCCGAACCCGATATCCCGCCGGCCAGAGACTTCTTCGGCCTTAGCCCCAGCCAGGTTTATGAGCTGCTGCAGAACCCACTGAATTGCCCCTCTGTGTTCAAGCCGCTGATCAATGCCGAAGCCGTAAACCGCGAACTCGACACCGCGCCGGTCATCCGGATGGCGAAAGTTCTGGTTGAGGCCATGAAAGGCAAGGGCATCCGCCTCACCGGCAAGGGCAATCTGCCTCTCAAACAGGTCAAGGCCATGATTGAAGCCGGTGGAGAAGAGATTGTGGCACCGATGGCGAGATATTCTCCGATTCGCTCCGAGGAGCACATTCTGGCCGTGATTCTCACCCGCGTGTTGCTGGAAATTGCCGGCTATACCAAAAAGCAGAAAGGTGTACTTTCACTCAAAAAAACCGCGGAAGCCAGGCTGGAGAAAAAGGGCTGGCTAACCGTGTACCAGGACCTGCTCACAACCGCACTCACCAGACTCAACTGGGCCTCGATGGATCACTACGAGGGCATGGAAGACATACAGTACATCGGCCCGTTCTGTTTCTGGCTGCTGTCGCAGAAAGGCGATCAGTGGCGGCCGGTGCAGGAATACCTGGACGACATTCTCAAAGCGTTCCCTCGGCTACCGATTGCCGCTTACCCGGTCAGCTACATGAGCGAAGAAGATCAGGCGAAGTCGGCGCTGCGTTCCCGGATGATCACGCTTTGCCAGATGCTCGGGCTGATAGAGCTGAGCCCGGAGTTTGCCCGGCTCCGGGACGAAAGTGAGCAGGTGATGCGGCGGACGGCGTTGTTTGAGGGAATGTTTGTCAGGGGGTGA
- a CDS encoding type II toxin-antitoxin system VapC family toxin, translated as MTFFDTNVLVYAIINQDSDKQKLAEKLIEDAILKQQFAISPLVLTEMVFVLAKLGQLPAQKDLLLYFQKFSTPAIEKVDVAGAMKMALELGLGKSINDLVHLIHAERSGCEKLLTFDKGFSRFVSQSNMELVVL; from the coding sequence ATGACGTTTTTTGATACCAATGTGCTGGTCTACGCCATCATCAATCAGGACTCTGATAAGCAAAAGCTCGCCGAGAAATTGATTGAAGACGCCATACTCAAGCAGCAATTCGCCATTTCACCGTTGGTACTGACCGAGATGGTTTTTGTTTTGGCAAAGCTCGGACAGCTTCCCGCTCAAAAAGATCTGTTGCTCTATTTTCAAAAGTTCTCTACACCCGCGATTGAGAAGGTTGATGTTGCCGGGGCCATGAAAATGGCGTTGGAGCTCGGCTTGGGTAAAAGCATAAATGATCTTGTTCACCTTATTCATGCAGAACGCAGCGGCTGCGAAAAGCTCCTGACTTTTGACAAAGGATTTTCACGGTTTGTTAGTCAGTCCAACATGGAGCTTGTCGTGCTGTAG
- a CDS encoding tetratricopeptide repeat protein, whose protein sequence is MQAKHQVQVSQSQQAQVARLLLQANLAYGESNSNGLSHIQRLKTRQECRGYLNEALALEPENAGALGLLGRVEMDDGQLEKAHTLFNASLDHQPGQAQQYCNLGYWALKTERPALAEQYFLQALDCDRQSAAAFCGVAHSKRLQGQFDVAYLHYRKLLETGAEWESVYSGMLTCAQHLEVNKADSALAQDAIALLQREGLPHQELGRFVGAIIHQQYDLDNPDAQILLEAASEDELLILALRKTLMPNPAVEELVTMLRRAIIAEVAQTVELRDELQRLALAIAEYVDRTGYALAAEDDEERLVAAINDSIQAQFALGEDRDTLIGSLMISAMYGALFHQDFAVQLGQWNLVDWPLALQPVLAASYYDRAQEEAIKQNFDEKAEELCLDKTDVPQAWPAWSQLACRTESSLKTLMATELGLLIDNLPATLRIMVCGAQSGQRAMELASYLDDVEVIAVDESLANIAKATRVANDMGRDNIVFWPWSIAQRFVADGHQVHWIEVGRLPSPAMTKLSLAALVNEATGSGAVVHMHTAVAEQTNGDKQMRKLVAEHQLQPTRQALRQLRRMVLANRKDATWQELTSDAGFYSLGGCRDRWFRPQDTAQLKELMAMVSNEVEWKLVKARDIDGHSLATGPVQKQIQAEALGSEVQSLMGQNLSVYFQRRR, encoded by the coding sequence ATGCAAGCCAAGCATCAAGTCCAGGTATCCCAATCCCAACAGGCCCAGGTTGCCCGTCTGCTTCTGCAGGCCAACCTTGCCTACGGGGAGTCCAACAGCAACGGCCTCAGCCATATCCAGCGGCTGAAGACGCGGCAGGAATGCCGGGGATATCTGAACGAGGCGCTGGCTCTTGAGCCGGAGAACGCCGGCGCTCTGGGCCTGCTTGGGCGGGTGGAGATGGACGACGGGCAGCTTGAGAAAGCCCATACCCTGTTCAACGCCAGCCTGGATCATCAGCCGGGGCAGGCACAGCAGTATTGCAACCTGGGTTACTGGGCCCTGAAAACCGAACGCCCGGCGCTGGCCGAGCAGTATTTCCTGCAAGCCCTGGACTGCGACCGGCAATCCGCCGCCGCTTTCTGTGGCGTTGCCCACTCCAAACGCTTGCAGGGGCAGTTTGATGTGGCCTACCTGCATTACCGAAAGCTTCTGGAAACCGGGGCCGAGTGGGAGTCTGTGTACAGCGGTATGCTGACCTGTGCCCAGCATCTGGAAGTCAACAAGGCGGATTCCGCCCTGGCCCAGGATGCCATTGCCCTGCTCCAGCGGGAGGGCTTGCCGCACCAGGAACTCGGCCGGTTTGTCGGCGCGATCATTCACCAGCAGTACGATCTGGATAACCCGGACGCGCAGATTCTCCTGGAAGCCGCCAGTGAGGATGAACTGCTGATCCTCGCCCTCCGGAAAACCCTGATGCCCAATCCGGCGGTGGAAGAGCTGGTCACGATGCTGCGCCGGGCGATTATTGCCGAAGTGGCGCAAACCGTTGAACTTCGGGACGAACTACAACGCCTGGCCCTGGCCATTGCTGAGTATGTGGACAGAACCGGCTACGCCCTGGCCGCTGAAGATGATGAAGAGCGGCTGGTTGCCGCCATCAATGACAGCATCCAGGCCCAGTTCGCCCTTGGCGAAGATCGGGATACACTGATCGGCTCCCTGATGATCAGCGCCATGTACGGCGCCCTCTTCCACCAGGATTTTGCTGTCCAGCTCGGCCAATGGAATCTCGTAGACTGGCCCCTGGCACTGCAACCGGTTCTGGCCGCCAGCTATTACGACAGGGCGCAAGAGGAAGCCATCAAGCAGAACTTCGATGAGAAAGCCGAAGAGCTCTGCCTGGATAAAACCGATGTGCCCCAGGCATGGCCTGCCTGGTCACAGCTGGCCTGCCGCACAGAAAGCAGCCTGAAAACCCTGATGGCAACGGAGCTGGGGCTGCTCATCGACAACCTGCCTGCCACTCTTCGCATCATGGTCTGCGGCGCCCAGTCCGGCCAGCGCGCTATGGAACTGGCCAGTTACCTGGACGATGTGGAAGTGATCGCGGTGGACGAATCCCTGGCCAATATCGCCAAGGCAACCCGCGTCGCCAATGACATGGGCAGAGACAATATTGTGTTCTGGCCCTGGTCCATTGCCCAGCGTTTCGTGGCCGATGGCCATCAGGTGCACTGGATTGAAGTCGGCCGCCTGCCCTCACCGGCCATGACCAAGCTGTCCCTCGCGGCACTGGTGAACGAAGCCACTGGCTCCGGCGCCGTTGTTCACATGCACACGGCCGTTGCCGAGCAAACCAATGGTGACAAACAGATGCGCAAACTGGTCGCCGAGCACCAACTCCAGCCCACCCGTCAGGCCCTGCGCCAGCTTCGCCGGATGGTTTTGGCCAACCGGAAGGATGCAACCTGGCAGGAACTGACGTCCGATGCCGGCTTCTACAGCCTCGGCGGTTGCCGGGACAGATGGTTCCGGCCCCAGGATACGGCCCAACTGAAAGAACTGATGGCGATGGTCAGCAACGAAGTGGAATGGAAGCTGGTCAAGGCCCGGGATATCGACGGCCACAGCCTGGCAACCGGCCCGGTTCAGAAGCAGATTCAGGCGGAGGCACTGGGGAGTGAGGTGCAGAGCCTGATGGGGCAGAATCTGAGTGTTTACTTCCAGCGCAGAAGATGA
- a CDS encoding DEAD/DEAH box helicase: MLIDNHTLTRIFDTNTLQRGKRYFAHSRVQDLTLDIEGMSIQVLRAEVIGSQYQIYRTEVRFDRYTPYRIDTYCSCPVGFQCKHAAAVILQANYEQSQVDAQKAEGHRNRATEHTAETWLARLASAADPAPKPASPECLVYIITAYTSLKRLSVSVRKVRPRKSGGYSKGSVSRVWGRTTLEYDRPKYLQDSDIAPLTWLEAAPTSYRSEPLLEGATGAFFLEAAMKTGRLFLESVSNPPLQPGDAIETGYEWQQLPGDQHWQLVPWELPPQVAMLNTNPPLYLDSETHCIGPVHSALSPEVNDLLEQCPPLTEEQLQEALPDLTPLLEQARAPLPESFRVPEMIEADPQPILQLYSVDDPSPGAHTPTLLARLQFNYRGYQVAYAEQEPRLLRQTPESPVLIIRDEDQEAGFLHHGLPGFQFLADQPGEHALNQLPGSALLDFTLPTREAWLDFIAYQLPQLHAEGWQIEMDESFDLPVVEADQLQGSLRPDDDAQGWFEVELGITFNGTKIDLIPLLHQALAYLPGYIEGNQESADDLPETLWLHNGETLIRIPSERIKPLVQTLLSLFGQETNGKFRLPRLDAAQIMGSTRAEWDSSEELKALGRKLTSFQALEHVLPPSELNARLRHYQQDGLNWLQFLREFGLGGILADDMGLGKTLQTLACIQVEKSAGRRKAPALVVCPTTLIANWQSEAEKFAPELKLLIVHGSRRKPLFEQIPGADLVITSYPLLPRDIEQHKAQTYSLAFFDEAQYLKNPATALAKATRKLPAENRIALTGTPMENHLGELWALFDLILPGYLSDQKTFRDYYRKPIEENGDASRQAELSRRVRPFMLRRTKDQVTPELPRKTEIIRHVELNREQQDLYETVRASMDKRIRQLLASKGAARSQIEILDALLKLRQICCHPALLNSESNAGSAKMDYLLEMISELLEEGRRIILFSQFTSMLALIETALESAGIRYEKLTGQTRDRATPVKSFQNGDSPVFLISLKAGGTGLNLTAADCVIHYDPWWNPAVEQQATDRAWRIGQDKPVFVYRLISEGTVEERIHALQARKSQLADGLYGKPDSFASALTADDITVLFEK, translated from the coding sequence ATGCTGATCGACAACCACACCCTCACCAGGATTTTCGACACCAACACCCTGCAGCGGGGCAAGCGCTATTTTGCCCATAGCCGGGTACAGGACCTGACTCTCGATATCGAAGGCATGAGCATTCAGGTGTTGCGGGCTGAGGTTATCGGCAGCCAGTACCAGATCTACCGTACTGAGGTACGGTTTGATCGTTACACGCCCTACAGAATCGATACCTACTGCAGTTGCCCCGTGGGTTTTCAATGTAAACATGCCGCGGCGGTTATCCTGCAGGCCAATTACGAGCAGTCGCAGGTGGATGCGCAGAAGGCGGAAGGCCACCGGAACAGGGCAACGGAACACACGGCGGAAACCTGGCTGGCGCGGCTTGCTTCTGCCGCGGATCCGGCCCCGAAGCCCGCCAGCCCCGAGTGCCTGGTGTACATCATCACTGCGTACACCAGCCTGAAGCGCCTTTCGGTTTCGGTTCGGAAGGTCCGGCCCCGTAAATCCGGTGGTTACTCCAAGGGTTCCGTCAGCAGGGTCTGGGGCCGGACCACACTGGAATATGATCGCCCCAAATACCTGCAGGACAGCGATATCGCGCCGCTTACCTGGCTGGAGGCCGCCCCCACATCCTATCGCTCCGAGCCCCTGCTGGAAGGAGCGACCGGCGCCTTTTTTCTGGAAGCCGCCATGAAAACCGGGCGCCTGTTCCTTGAGTCCGTCAGCAATCCACCACTGCAGCCCGGGGATGCCATCGAGACCGGTTATGAGTGGCAGCAATTGCCCGGCGACCAGCACTGGCAACTGGTGCCATGGGAGCTACCACCGCAGGTTGCGATGCTCAACACCAACCCGCCGCTGTATCTGGATTCCGAAACGCACTGCATCGGGCCGGTTCACAGCGCCCTCTCGCCAGAAGTCAACGATCTGCTGGAGCAATGCCCGCCTTTAACCGAAGAACAGCTGCAGGAAGCCCTGCCGGATCTGACACCGTTACTGGAGCAAGCCCGCGCCCCGCTTCCCGAGTCGTTCAGGGTGCCGGAAATGATCGAAGCCGACCCGCAGCCCATTTTGCAACTATACAGCGTGGATGATCCGTCGCCCGGCGCGCACACGCCCACACTGCTTGCGCGCCTACAGTTTAACTACCGGGGCTACCAGGTTGCCTATGCCGAGCAGGAGCCCCGGCTCCTCCGGCAGACACCGGAAAGCCCGGTACTGATCATCCGCGATGAAGACCAGGAGGCCGGCTTCCTGCACCACGGCCTGCCCGGCTTCCAGTTCCTTGCCGATCAACCGGGCGAGCATGCCCTGAACCAGTTACCCGGTTCCGCCTTGTTGGATTTTACCCTGCCAACCCGGGAAGCCTGGCTCGATTTCATCGCCTATCAGCTGCCACAGCTCCATGCCGAGGGCTGGCAGATTGAAATGGATGAGAGCTTCGATCTGCCAGTGGTGGAGGCAGACCAGTTGCAGGGCAGCCTGCGCCCGGACGACGACGCACAGGGCTGGTTTGAGGTTGAGCTGGGCATAACCTTCAACGGCACCAAAATAGACCTGATTCCCCTGCTGCACCAGGCTCTGGCCTACCTTCCCGGTTACATCGAAGGCAATCAGGAGAGCGCCGATGATCTGCCGGAGACCCTCTGGCTGCACAATGGCGAAACCCTGATTCGAATCCCCTCCGAGCGGATCAAACCGCTGGTGCAAACACTCCTGAGCCTGTTTGGACAAGAAACCAACGGCAAATTCAGACTCCCCCGGCTCGACGCCGCGCAAATCATGGGCAGCACCCGGGCCGAGTGGGACAGCAGTGAGGAGCTCAAGGCGCTGGGCAGAAAACTGACCAGTTTCCAGGCCCTGGAACACGTACTGCCGCCCAGCGAGCTCAATGCCCGGCTACGCCATTACCAGCAGGATGGCCTTAACTGGCTGCAGTTTCTGCGGGAGTTTGGCCTTGGGGGCATACTGGCGGACGACATGGGCCTGGGTAAAACCCTGCAAACCCTGGCGTGCATTCAGGTTGAGAAGTCTGCCGGCCGGCGGAAAGCGCCTGCCCTGGTAGTCTGCCCAACAACCCTGATTGCAAACTGGCAATCGGAAGCGGAAAAGTTCGCACCGGAGCTGAAACTTCTGATCGTGCACGGCAGCCGCCGCAAACCACTGTTCGAGCAGATTCCCGGGGCCGACCTGGTGATTACCAGCTATCCACTGCTACCCCGGGATATCGAACAGCACAAGGCGCAAACCTACAGCCTGGCCTTCTTTGACGAAGCCCAATACCTCAAGAACCCTGCTACCGCCCTGGCCAAAGCTACTCGCAAACTGCCGGCGGAAAACCGGATCGCCCTCACCGGCACCCCCATGGAAAACCACCTGGGCGAGCTCTGGGCCCTGTTTGATCTGATCCTGCCGGGGTATCTGAGCGACCAGAAGACGTTCCGTGATTACTACCGCAAGCCCATCGAAGAAAACGGTGACGCCAGCCGCCAGGCCGAACTCAGCCGCCGCGTGCGCCCGTTCATGCTACGGCGCACCAAAGACCAGGTAACACCGGAACTGCCCCGGAAAACAGAAATCATCCGCCACGTGGAACTGAACCGGGAACAGCAGGACCTCTATGAAACCGTGCGCGCCAGCATGGACAAACGCATTCGCCAGCTCCTGGCCAGCAAAGGTGCTGCCCGCAGCCAGATCGAAATTCTCGATGCCCTGCTCAAGCTCCGCCAGATCTGCTGCCACCCGGCCCTGCTGAACAGCGAAAGTAACGCCGGTTCCGCCAAGATGGATTACCTGCTGGAGATGATCAGCGAATTACTGGAAGAGGGCCGGCGGATCATTCTGTTCTCCCAGTTCACCAGCATGCTCGCACTGATAGAAACAGCGCTGGAGTCTGCCGGCATCCGTTACGAAAAACTCACCGGCCAGACCCGGGACCGTGCCACCCCCGTTAAAAGCTTCCAGAACGGAGACAGTCCGGTTTTCCTGATCAGCCTGAAAGCCGGCGGCACCGGCCTCAACCTCACCGCCGCCGACTGCGTGATTCATTACGACCCCTGGTGGAATCCCGCCGTAGAGCAACAAGCCACCGACCGCGCCTGGCGAATCGGCCAGGACAAACCGGTATTCGTGTATCGCCTTATCAGCGAAGGAACGGTAGAGGAGCGCATTCACGCCCTGCAGGCCCGCAAGAGCCAGCTGGCCGATGGCCTCTATGGAAAACCCGACAGCTTTGCCTCGGCGCTGACTGCCGATGACATCACCGTGCTTTTCGAAAAATAA
- the sbcB gene encoding exodeoxyribonuclease I, producing MIRSFYWHDYETFGVDPVHDRPSQFAGVRTDADLNIIEDPLVLYCKPADDYLPSPEACLITGITPQKALEDGLPEAQFIARINEAFSQPGTCVVGYNSLRFDDEVTRHTLYRNLRDPYAREWQNGNSRWDIIDMVRLTYALRPEGINWPRKEDGSPSFKLEALTVANGITHEAAHDAMSDVEATIAVAKLIKEKQPRLFDFVLQNKDKHSARSMLDTATMKPVFHISAKYPATRGCCALVAPVADHPTNKNLVIVYDLREDPSELINATPEQIRERVFTSRAGLGEGVSRFPLKGVQLNKCPVLAPATMLSSLSQARLDELELDGETLRANLAMLRKAPDLPRRIAEAFDQPHESDLTDPDEQLYAGGFISRTDREKLNWVLEQPVETLGELEVSFEDDRLRELLFRYRARNYPGTLMGEELERWEAFRSQRLMHPKKGWRSFEAYARELQRLAADPELTPEKRQVLEDLHLYGESLIPYI from the coding sequence TTGATCCGCTCTTTTTACTGGCACGATTACGAAACCTTCGGTGTAGATCCGGTTCATGACAGGCCTTCCCAGTTTGCCGGTGTGCGGACGGATGCGGATCTGAACATCATCGAGGATCCGCTGGTGCTTTACTGCAAGCCGGCGGACGATTACCTGCCATCACCGGAAGCCTGCCTGATTACCGGTATTACCCCGCAAAAAGCGCTGGAAGACGGGCTCCCCGAGGCCCAGTTCATCGCCCGGATCAACGAAGCCTTCAGCCAGCCCGGCACCTGCGTGGTGGGCTACAACAGCCTGCGCTTCGACGACGAAGTCACCCGCCACACCCTGTACCGGAACCTGCGCGATCCCTACGCCCGTGAATGGCAGAATGGCAATTCCCGCTGGGACATCATCGATATGGTGCGGCTGACCTACGCCCTGCGCCCGGAAGGCATCAACTGGCCCCGCAAGGAAGACGGCAGCCCCAGTTTCAAACTCGAGGCGCTGACAGTCGCCAACGGGATCACCCATGAAGCCGCCCACGATGCCATGTCGGATGTGGAGGCGACCATTGCCGTTGCAAAGCTGATCAAGGAAAAGCAACCCAGGCTGTTTGATTTCGTGCTGCAGAACAAGGACAAGCACTCCGCCCGGTCCATGCTCGACACCGCCACCATGAAGCCGGTGTTCCACATATCCGCCAAGTACCCGGCGACCCGTGGATGCTGTGCCCTGGTTGCTCCGGTGGCAGACCACCCCACCAACAAGAACCTGGTGATTGTCTACGACCTGCGGGAAGACCCCAGCGAGCTGATCAACGCCACCCCTGAGCAGATTCGTGAGCGGGTGTTTACTTCCCGGGCGGGACTGGGGGAGGGCGTGAGCCGCTTTCCGCTGAAAGGCGTGCAGCTGAACAAATGCCCGGTGCTGGCGCCGGCGACCATGCTTTCCTCCCTTTCTCAGGCGCGGCTGGACGAACTGGAACTGGATGGCGAAACCCTGCGGGCCAATCTGGCCATGCTGCGCAAGGCGCCGGACCTTCCGCGCAGGATTGCCGAAGCCTTTGACCAGCCCCACGAAAGCGACCTCACCGACCCGGACGAACAGCTCTACGCCGGCGGCTTTATCAGCAGGACCGACCGGGAGAAGCTGAATTGGGTACTGGAGCAGCCGGTGGAAACGCTGGGGGAGCTAGAGGTCAGCTTTGAGGATGACCGCCTGCGGGAACTGCTGTTCCGTTACCGTGCAAGGAATTACCCGGGCACCTTGATGGGCGAAGAGCTCGAGCGTTGGGAGGCGTTCCGTAGTCAACGGTTGATGCATCCCAAGAAGGGCTGGCGATCTTTCGAGGCCTACGCCCGGGAATTACAGCGCCTGGCGGCGGATCCGGAATTGACGCCGGAGAAGCGGCAGGTGCTGGAGGACCTGCATTTGTACGGGGAGTCTTTGATTCCGTACATCTGA
- a CDS encoding response regulator, producing the protein MTTRILICDDSALARKQMARALPEGLRGDVSYAKDGVEALEKLRRHEAELMFLDLNMPEMDGYQVLEQVREEDLPVMTIVVSGDIQPEARERVKKLGAIDFIKKPTETGILLSLLVDYGVYRPGDLEDAALQDATLKNTGSANPEISVSLNDYLQEISNVAMGRSSDLLARLLKVFVKQPIPKVAFLANSELHMAISSVSNSNTYSAVCQGFTGAGIAGEALLLFADASFRDMAEMLHYENLEGEAVNIEVLMDMSSILFGAFLKGIGDQLDLKLGLGHPTVLGQHRQITELLEHHSAREEQLLCIEICYTLEDRDIECDMLILLTGDSVPFLEDRLQYLVD; encoded by the coding sequence ATGACCACCCGCATACTGATCTGCGACGACTCCGCCCTTGCCAGAAAACAAATGGCCCGGGCCCTGCCGGAGGGGCTGCGGGGGGATGTCAGTTACGCAAAAGACGGCGTGGAAGCCCTTGAGAAATTACGACGGCATGAGGCAGAGCTGATGTTCCTGGATCTGAACATGCCGGAAATGGACGGTTACCAGGTGCTGGAACAGGTCCGCGAGGAAGACCTGCCGGTCATGACCATCGTGGTTTCCGGCGATATCCAGCCCGAAGCCCGGGAGCGGGTGAAAAAACTCGGCGCCATCGATTTCATCAAAAAGCCCACCGAGACGGGCATCCTGCTCAGCCTACTGGTGGATTACGGGGTTTACCGCCCCGGAGACCTCGAAGACGCCGCACTGCAGGATGCCACCCTGAAGAATACAGGCAGCGCCAACCCGGAGATTTCCGTTTCCCTGAATGACTATCTGCAGGAAATCTCCAACGTTGCCATGGGGCGCTCCTCCGATCTGCTGGCCCGCCTGCTGAAGGTGTTTGTGAAGCAGCCCATTCCCAAGGTGGCCTTCCTCGCCAATTCCGAACTGCACATGGCGATTTCCTCGGTCAGCAACAGCAACACGTACTCCGCCGTATGCCAGGGCTTTACCGGGGCCGGCATTGCCGGCGAGGCATTGCTGCTGTTTGCAGACGCCAGCTTCAGGGACATGGCGGAGATGCTGCACTACGAAAACCTTGAAGGCGAAGCCGTCAACATCGAAGTGTTGATGGACATGTCCAGCATCCTGTTCGGAGCCTTCCTCAAAGGCATCGGCGACCAGCTGGATCTGAAGCTCGGCCTGGGCCACCCCACTGTACTGGGCCAGCACCGGCAGATCACCGAACTCCTGGAGCACCACAGCGCCCGGGAAGAACAACTGCTGTGCATCGAAATCTGCTACACCCTGGAAGACCGGGATATCGAATGCGACATGCTGATCCTCCTCACCGGCGATTCAGTACCTTTTCTCGAAGATCGCCTGCAATATCTGGTGGACTGA
- a CDS encoding GGDEF domain-containing protein codes for MAINDFEANSFHWLVDMLESVEVGLVVLDLDFRVQAWNGFMENHSGITASKIRNQVLFDVFPDIPQAWLARKVDAVALLNTRAFTSWEQRPYLFRFRNTRPITGTEEYMFQNLTISPLSGVTGQVEKVCLMVYDVTDVASSKRALERANEQLAKLSMTDRLTGLLNRGTWENLVDAEFERFRRYGHATSLVMFDIDHFKPVNDTHGHLAGDEVIRHTAGITRANIRQSDSAGRYGGEEFGIILPETDAEGARIICERIRESIEQSVVETSVAPIRYTISIGIAQLTDEPENYMQWMQKADEALYVAKEGGRNRVVVS; via the coding sequence ATGGCCATTAACGACTTTGAAGCCAACTCCTTTCACTGGCTGGTGGACATGCTGGAATCCGTGGAGGTGGGCCTGGTAGTGCTGGATCTCGATTTCCGGGTGCAGGCCTGGAACGGCTTCATGGAGAACCACAGCGGCATCACCGCCAGCAAAATCCGCAACCAGGTGTTGTTTGACGTATTCCCGGATATCCCCCAAGCCTGGCTCGCCCGCAAGGTGGACGCCGTTGCCCTCCTGAACACCCGGGCCTTCACCTCCTGGGAGCAGCGGCCCTACCTGTTCCGGTTCCGTAACACCCGGCCAATTACCGGCACCGAAGAGTACATGTTCCAGAACCTCACCATCAGCCCCCTCTCCGGGGTTACCGGGCAAGTCGAGAAAGTGTGCCTGATGGTGTATGACGTTACCGATGTTGCCAGCAGCAAGCGCGCCCTGGAACGCGCCAACGAACAACTGGCCAAACTCAGCATGACCGACCGCCTCACCGGCCTGCTCAACCGCGGCACCTGGGAAAACCTGGTAGACGCCGAGTTCGAGCGCTTCCGCCGCTACGGCCACGCCACCAGCCTGGTGATGTTCGACATAGACCACTTCAAACCCGTCAACGACACCCACGGCCACCTGGCCGGCGACGAAGTAATCAGACACACCGCGGGCATAACCCGCGCCAACATCCGCCAATCCGACAGCGCCGGCCGATACGGCGGCGAAGAATTCGGCATCATACTGCCGGAAACCGACGCCGAAGGGGCACGGATCATCTGCGAGCGGATTCGGGAAAGCATTGAACAGAGCGTGGTCGAAACCAGCGTGGCGCCGATTCGCTATACCATCAGCATTGGCATTGCCCAGTTAACGGATGAACCCGAGAACTATATGCAGTGGATGCAAAAAGCGGACGAGGCCTTATATGTGGCCAAGGAAGGAGGACGGAATCGGGTAGTGGTGTCTTAA